From the genome of Nicotiana tabacum cultivar K326 chromosome 2, ASM71507v2, whole genome shotgun sequence:
taatactttccaataaatatatttctcatatacttccttcaaataaatatctttcgaatataattctttcaaataaatatctttcgaatataattctttcaaataaatatctttcgaataaaagtcaccctcggacacctcatttcaaaatcataaaaatacgggtcccatctcactttcatatttccacgacaCTTCGTGcaaatttctctatcacaacctcacggacaactcacgtgccaatatcatcatcatttactcacggcacctcgtgcccacatttcatatcataactgcacggacaattcacgggccaatatcatcattatttactcgcGGCATCTCATGCCcgcatttcattttataatctgcctggcaatagccGCAGGGTCCCAATTTCAatatagatcagactattatcaagtttaccgaaacaacaagacaaattgcacaagatataaaaataaacacaagaaaaatcacaaacatcacatgaaaattaccaacgcaataaccccacatcatcacataaaaattaccaacacaataattCCACATTATCACATATCATccttgacaatagccacccttatctttcCTATAGCTACCactatcactcctataatagcctctccTATCCCTTCGCcttaacaatatcaatagccacccttatcgctcctatagccacccttatcgctctgtataatagccaccctcATCActtcgcccagacaatatcccaacaaacataaccacagtgaaatgccaccattatacccacataatatcaatagtGAAATGTCACCTTTATAtcctaataataataactcaaatcacacaataatttacacagaatattatcacgCCAACATAACACAATCAATTcctatcacaatttgcccaacaACCACAACCAATTTCaatgatatagtaaaatcaataaaaattttaaaaatagcccagggctccacacaacgtataataaacctcaaaacaatcaacaaagatagaaaatactcagtatagggcaatgCCTTTATTATctcaaattttttataattatattaacgcctcagtttaaacttatttcattaattatttgcagatggaaaattcataatataattattttcaggaaatatcaaatcaacaaactcacggaattcacataaatattcaagtaacaatcacatcaaattgtcatataaaaacaaattcaacaaacaaggatttgggcatggcaaatagaggatttaataataccaacaattattcaatttattaTACAATAAAGCCTAAGACTTTAATctaataaattttgcacatataatcctgagtacgtactcgtcacctcgcgtacacggcttttcatatttcacaaatggcacataagactcgatgcctaaggagtaattcccctcactcaaggttaggcaagatacttacctttttgaagttatgccgatatttcaaaatcgccttcttgcttgaattgacctccagacaactcaaatctatccaaattaattgtataacttcattaaaatttattggaaataattccggataataaaacgtcgacttaattttattctaaaaaacaACCAAAAGTCAATgtggggcccgcctctcggaacccaatataattttcatgaaatccgaatacccattccgatacgagttcaaccataccaattttatcaaattccgataacaactcgacttccaatCTTACaatttcgtttttggaagattttgcaaaaatcttgatttcttccatttaaatcctaattaaacgatgaatataaccatggatttatgaaatacacTTTCGGGTATAGGACACTTACTTGAGTTTAAATCGTGaataaatcctcaaaatcgcccaagaaccgatgtaacgacccaacttgtcattttaaaaaattatgccCCGAGCAATGACTAAAGGTGTCAATCAACTtcgtaatatatattatgacccgcgggtgtgattgagtttggttttcggaagattgggaattaaattaaaaaaaataattctcatttttgaagcttaaatgaaaagagttgaccggggttgacttttgaacAAACGGCTccgaaataaaattttgatgatgtcaatagcttcgtatggtgatttcggacttaggcgtacgtccggatttggatttggaagtccgtaggacaattcgacgcattttggtgaaaattgaaaaatagaagatttttggaaagttcaaccgaaggttgaattttttgataacgaggtcggattttaattctggaaatttgaacagctccatGACGtcttttatgacttgtgtgcacaatttgaagtcattccggattgatttgatacgttttggcaaaaaatatagaagttggaagatttgaaaactcataattcgtaatttcggcattgtttgacgtggtttgaagcctcagcTAAGTTCTTATTGTATTTTGGTatatgttggaataattggttaaggtcccgaggtcctcgggtagatttcggatggttaacagatcaattttgaCTTGAAAAAACAGTTGGAATTTGGGACTTGCTAGTGTAATCGCTTATGCGGAAGCTTGATCGCAAAAGCGAGGTGCTTCTCGCAGAAGTGATTGAAGGGGAGTTGGGCAAAGGCTGATGGAGAAGGACACAGAAGCGCAAGCGCAAAAGCGAGAGGTgaatcgcagaagcggctctTTATGCAGAAGCGAACactgcctcgcacctgcgattctCGTAGAAGCGGAAATGCTTCCACATATGCGAGGGTCGACTGGGCAATGCACTTCCGCAGAAGCCAGTTTTGGCTCGCAAaagcggctccgcagatgcggctactCGTCCGCAGGTGTgaaactgggcagaatgttaagcACCAAAAATGGCCATttcgtttttggattttttggaggtcgggtttgggcgattttggaggaatttttcacaagcttggttagggtaagtgttctatatacgaaagtgattatatttcatgaatctatggttatatttttcgtttaattcgagtttaatggaggaaattgggatttttgtaaaaacttttcaaaaacaaaaattcaataTTTGGAGaacgatttgttattggaattagaTAAAATTGGTACGATTGAACTcttatcggaatgggtattcggagtACGTAAAAATTacgtcgggttccgagaggcgggcctcacgttgacttttggttgactttttagaataaacttttaagtcgacattttattatccgaaattatttccaaagaattttaatgaagttatacaattaatttggatagatttgagcggtccggaggtcaattaaAGTAAGatggcgattttggaatatcggcataacttcaaaaagataagtatcttgcctaaccttgagcgagggaattacctcttaggcatcgagtcttatgtgctatttgtgaaatgtaaaaagtcgtgtacgcgaggtgacgagtacgtactcgggcttatatgtgcaaaatatattgggttaaagtcttaagcattattgtgtagtaaattggataattgttgacatttattaaatcatctatttgccatgcctcaagTTTCGtctgttgaatttgtttttatatgacaatttgatgtgattgttacttgaatatttatgtgaattccgtgagtttgttgATTGATATTTCctagaaataattatattatggattttttatctgcaaataattaatgaaataagtttaGACTGAGgctttaatataattatcaagaatttggattaatgaaggtgttgccctatactgagtattttctatctctgttgattgttttgaggttttatatacgttgtgtggagccttgggctatttttgagaaatttattgattttactatatcattGGAATTGTTTATTGTCGTTGGGAAAATTGTGATAGGAATTGATTGTGTTGTGTTTTCGTGTTAATATTATGTATacattgttgtgtgatttgagttattattatgagaaTACAAGGGTGGTATTTCACTGATGATATTATgtgagtataagggtggcatttcactgtggcTATGTGTGTAGGGATATTGTCTgagcggagtgataagggtggctattatacggagcgaTATGAGCGGCTATAGGAgcggctattgatattgtcagggcagaaTGATAAaagaggctattataggagcgataagggtggctataggagagataaggctGGGTATTGTCAGGGATAATacgtgatgatgtggagttattgtgttggtaattttcatgtgatgttgtgattttccttgtgtttttttatatcttgtgcaatttgtcttgttattTTGGTAAAATAAATAATAgactgatctatgttgaaattgggagtctgtggctattgccaggcagattatgaaatgaaatgttggcacgaggtgccgtgagtaaataatgatgacaTTGGCACATGAAGTGTCCGTgaagatgtgatatgaaatgtgggcgcgaggtgtcgtgagtaaaatgatgatgatattgacacgtgagttgtccgtgcggttgtgatagaaaaATAAGcccgaggtgccgtgaaaatataaaagtgggttgagacccgtattttatgattatgaaatgaggtgtcacatggtgacttttattcgaaagataattatttgaaagaattataattgaaagatatttatttgaaagaattatattttaaagatatatatttgaaagaattatgttcgaaagatgtttattccaaagaattatatttgatagatatttatttgaagggagtatattcgaaatatatttattggaaagtattatatcctgaagattattatttgaaaaaaacatataggcgaaagatttatatttgaaggacttgattaattggttgtacttgtattcattatttgttgagcaatatttatggtgttcttgttgccctgctgtgtatatcactggttgattattgttatcatcattgttatttattttctattatttttgtatactatattgcagggttattagactagtgagtgtcttgactgtaccccGTCACTACTACActgaagttagtcttgatacttactgggtaccgactgtgatgtactcatactacacttctgcatatttttgtgcagagccaggtattggagatatcgagctcggacaaagttagagtgtgaacgcaaggattcaaggtagaactgcttggtcatcgcagtcccttggagtctttctatttttattgtactgttaattattaatcaaatagtattgagtattcgatccttgagatcatttcatgtattcagttagagttcgtgacccAATATTATCAGTTTTGGGAGGCtgtttgtaattattttcgttgttggttTTGATACTTATATtataattatatgtttaaaaagaaaaacaaattggcttgaattgtaattataatcggcttacttagtcttagagactaagtgccatcacgacgcctgtggtgggatttgggtcgtgacatgttggtatcagagttctaggttcataggttctacgagtcacgaacgagtctagtagagtcttgcggatcggtacggagacgtctgtacttatcttcaagaggttacataactgttagaaaatttccacttctttcattcctatcatgcGGATTTGTTTATTGTGGGATTTGAGCCTTTGTctatctattctctcacagatggtgaagacacgtgctaccgggGCAGCTGAGCAGGCACATGTGCATActgctagggccgcaagaggtcagggtcgaggtagaggccgaggaagggcacgtgtcgCTGCTAAGGCACCTATTAgggcagcagttgaggagccgccaataGCTCCACTTGGGGACAGATACCaaaagcacctgttgttacccccagaTTTCAGGAGAGTTTAGCACAGTTCTTgaatatgtttggtacattaactcaggcgggattgatctctgttgcaccaaatatttcacagattgggggagtaactcagactcctaccgcccgtactccagagcagcaggttcacattggtcaggtttcgAGTGTAGTActggtacaacctgttattccagtTCAGCctaaggtcaggccagaggcatcagaagaagaacaaaagagacttgagaggtttaagaggtatagtccgcCTACTTTCAGTGGAACAacttcagaggatgcccaaggatttatagaaaagtgtcaccgtattctccacaCCATGGCTATTGTgaaagtgagcggagttgccttgactacatttcagttgtcaggcgcagcgtatcagtggtggcaagtttatgaagaaggtagaccagccgatgcaatgCCACTAACTTGGGCTCAATATTCAGagatatttttgaaagagtttgtttcccagaCTCTCCGGGATgcatggcacacagagtttgaacgatcgcgtcagggcaccatgaaagtgtcagaatatgctatcaggttcaaaGAGTTAGCCCGCCATGCACCTATTTTGGTTcttacagttagagagcgagtctgcggattcattgaggggctcgattatgatcttacaatatgcatggctcgagagttgcaaactgatactccatttcagcaagtagtggagattgcgaggaggattgagggtgttctAGGTGATGAAAGGGAGtataaggaggccaaaaggtctcgaagctctAGAGGGTTcaatggattttactcttcaactATGACCTATTATGGCGGAGGCTCGAGTagtcggccagctcagtccgcacatcagattactcgggatGCTTCAGTAAGTTCTTATATTACACCACCGACACAAGATTCTTACAGttgttattccagttatccggcccagactcagtacgagcagccgcgacctcagaggggttgttatgagtgtggtgatactaggcacatcaagagagattgtcccagatttGGGAGGTGTGGATTTTATCAGAACACTCTAGTTATGGGCCCCAATGCAGTTACTACCCCACATgcacagccagttaggggtggaggacaggcgggtagagggcgccctagagggagaggcccAGCCCGttaatatattttctatggtgtggctgaggccactacaccagatggtgtcgttacaggtatgatcctgatttgttataaaaggatatttttccttaaattgattcggttctgaatattaaGGTGattcctcctattatgctccgcttatgggtgagcttcgtaattttatGACCCACTTAtttgtttatccctgttgggaggtttgatgatgttagcccgtgtctatcattgttactttgtacaccattgagggctataagtccaaaagtgactttttatttctcactacagtgggttttgatgtgattttggaataattgatttcaattttatgaattatatgccctattggaatgggggttcattatgtgttgtgaaaattatttaggaaatttattgaaaagaagaaagaaaggaaattgaaaatttcagttggcacaatgtgtaaaatacttgtgatttggagttgaggacgagatcctcgtattttttatatgatgtgaaatatttaaactgggctacaagccgcggtggaagttatataaggacgaggtccttgtggtgaaaactTTATGAGTTTAAactctccctttgtgaaatttaatttgtactatagtactaatagggagtcatgcctgataggcttatgtgataattcttttatgtgtttctgtgccataattgtgctgtaattatttagttttagcctatgaggtgagtgcccaggtggctttaaatgtgactcgttaatctgagtaaataattatgaggtcttcatgccttgGGTGTTTCCatcagtattgtgaaaatttgaaacgagattttggttaatatgagattaattgaggatgcgGGAATTAATTATAAACGGCTATTATGACaagagatgtggttatggacaTACGTATGATGCGTGCGTTGGCACGAATTGCTACAGCCGTTTGAGACTAATACCTTGTGTTGATGTAAAAATCCAGCATTTGAAATTGATTGGAGTGTAAGGAATTGTCTTTAAAGCTTATAAgtgtggataaaagaaataatcaccACTAAGATGATGTTGTCGGACCCTTATTAAATTTACGGTGATGTATAATCACCCGTGAGCATGTGTGAAATAatgcactcagtaatttaatatcATCAggataattcttggcacgttcgaggacgaacgtatgtttaagagggggagaatgtaatgacccgacttgttgttttaaaaatttatgcCCCGATCAACGACTAAATGtatcgagcagcttcgtaatatgtattatgacccgcgggtgtggtcgattTTAGTTTtcagaagattcagaattaaattaaaaaataattttcatttttgaaacttaaattaaaagagttgatcggagttgacttttgagcaaatgggtctgaaatgaaattttgataatgtcaatagattaatatggtaattttggacttaggcgtacatccggatttgaatttggaagcCCGTaagacaattcgacgcattttggcgaaagttggaaaccggatttggatttggaagtccgtaggacaattcgatgcattttggcgaaagttggaaaatagaagatttttgaaaagtttgactgaaGGTTTAattttttgataacgaggtcggatttcgattccggaaatttgaacagctccatGACGTCACTTATCACTTGTGTGCAAATtctgaagtcattccagattgatttgatacgttttggcaaaaaaatatagaagttgaaagatttgaaaattcataatttgattcgatgcacgattcgtaatttcggcattgtttgacgtggtttgaaggctcgactaaatccgtattgtgttttgggacatgtttGTATAACTGGTTAaagtcccgaggacctcgggtggaCTCCAGATGGTTAAAAGATCAATTTGGACTCGAAGAAAACTACTGCAATTTTAGACTTGCTAGTGTAATTGCTTCTGCGGAAGCTTGATCACAGAAGCGACCTCACAGAAGCGATTGAAGGGGAGCTGGGCAAAGGCTGATGgagaaggccgcagaagcggcaaatTGTGCGCAGAAGCGCAAGCACAAAAGCGAGAGGTGAACCGCAGAAGCTGCTCTTTGCGCAGAAGCGAACACTGCCTCCCACCTGCGATTCTCACAGAAACAAAAACGCTTCCGCAGATGCGAGGGTCGACAAGGCAATggacttccgcagaagcgagtttTGGCTCACAAAAGCGGCTCCGCAGATACGGCTActcgtccgcaggtgcgaaactgggcagaatgttaaggaccaaaaatggtcatttcgtcATTTtcacttttggatttttggagctcggatttaagcGATTCTGGAGGAAattttcacaagcttggttggggtaagtgttctatatatGAAAGTGATTGTacttcatgaatctatggttatattcttAGTGTAATTTGAGTTTAATGGATGAAATTgcgatttttgtaaaaacttttcaaaaaagaaaattcaagatctGGAGAACGATttattattggaattcgataaaattggtatgatttAACTCGTATCAGAATGTGTGTTCGGATTGCATGAAAATTACGTCGGGTTCTGAGAGGCGGGCCTCgcattgacttttggttgactttttagaataaaattttaagtcgagattttattatccaaaattctttctaatgaattttaatgaagttatacaattaatttggatagatttgagcggtacggaggtcaattcaagcaagaagacgattttggaatatcaacataacttcaaaaaggtaagtatcttgcctaaccttgagtgggagaattaccccttagatatcgagtcttatatgccatttgtgaaatgtgaaaagccgtgtacgcaaggtgacgagtacgtactcgggcttatatgtgcaaaatgtattgggttaaagtcttaagCATTATTGTGtaataaattggataattattggcatttattaaatcatctatttgccatgcctcaagtcacgtttgttgaatttgtttttatatgacatttgatgtgattgttacttgaatatttatgtgAATTACATGAGTTTGTTGATTGATATTTCCTGGagataattatattatggattttttatctgcaaataattaatgaaataagtttagactgaggcgttaatataattatcaataatttgcattaatgaaagtGTTACCATATACTGAgtattttctatctctgttgattgttttgaggttttatatacgttgtgtggagtcttgggctatttttgaaaaatttattgattttactatatcattggaattggttgtggtcgTTGGGCAAATGGTGATAGGAattgattgtgttgtgttgtgttaatatttcgtgtaaattgttgtgtgatttgatttattattatgaggatattagggtggcatttcactgatgatattatgtgggtatatgggtggcatttcactatggttatgtgtgttgggatattatttgggcggagtgataagggtgggtATTATACAGAGTGATAAttgtggctattgatattgtcagggcggagtgataagggaggctattataggagcgataagggtggttataagagagataagggtgactattgtcagggatgatacgtgatgatgtggagttattgtgttggtaattttcatgtgatgttgtgatttttcttgtgtttattcttttatcttgtgcaatttgtcttgttgttttggTAAAATAAATAATAgactgatctatgttgaaattgggagcatgtggctattgccaggcggattatgaaataaaatattggcacgaggtgccgtgagtaaataataatgaCATTGGCATGAATTGTTtgtgcagttatgatatgaaatgtgtgcacgaggtgccgtgagtaaataatgatgatattgacacgttagttgtccgtgcgattgtgatagagaaattggcatgaggtgccgtggaaatatgaaagtggacggagacccgtattttatgattatgaaatgaagtgtcacaaggtgacttttattcgaaacaTAATAATTTGAAAGTGATAAGTTATAAGTAcctttgttttatgtttttatgATCGAACAAACTtaatgtcaagaaccagataaggaacccgaTCCACATTGGTTCACATTCCCAAGCGCATGAAAACAACCAGACTTAAGCTGGAGATGTTCGTCAGTACCTCAAAAGTTAAAGAATCAACAAGGGGAACAAATGGTCTTCAGTTCCCCTGGTGATTGTACCAAGTCAACTCTCTACAGCTGGAAAATGACTAACTGCACACGCAACAGTACAACAGTCACCTCCATTGGGAAGGACCTTGTACCAATgttgcttacatcattcaagtgatgtcatcaataTTATATCAACATTAAACCAAAGataaaacatcacttgaacacttagagAATTCACTCAAGCACTTCAACAGCGATCAAGTCTCCAGTCAacaattctcaagtgcatcaagaacaaagaataaTACGGCTACGGACCAGTTCCCATATCAAGtgattgtatgtccttagttgagttgtaactttgttaaAGTTCTCAATTGTAATCCCTACGTAGCTTGTTTAGAAGCATTGTGTTAGAaaccctttgtaaatcataaacccttgtgtttaTGTCTTGGCTAGAgctagtcgagttgtaaagtctttataatagagttattacaaagtggcttgtaatagagtgttacaagttagtgagggattaagaggttaattcctggGTTACTTAGATTGTAATCtgaaagttgctcagtagtgaagttgaaattctacaagggtaggtcgtggtttttaatcccgttgagctgggaATTTTCCACATAAAATTCCTTCTGTCATTTACTTACTGTAGTGTGAGTGGTTTCTGTGAGAActtatagagaacctggttctctatatagtttggtggacccttaaattatatcaattggtatcagagcgggttctttctatcaggctaacacctagaaagaaTCCTCATGgttgctccaccaaactttgaagaaggtcagTCTACCTACAGGCCACCAAGGTTCAATGGCCAGtactatggatggtggaagactAGGATGCATGACTTCATCATGGCTGAAAATTCAGAGCTTTGGGATGTTATCTGTGATGGACCCTTTCTTCCTACCAAGAATCTTGGCGACCCAGCTGTAGCCATTCCCAAGACGAGGAAGGAATTCAATGACGCTGATCGAAAGGCCGTAGAAAAGAATTTTTGTTCGAAGAAAATTCTTGTTTGTGGCATTGGTGCTGATGAATACAACAGGATATTGGCATGTCAGTCAGCCAAGGAAATCTGGGAAGCTCTTTAGATAGCTCATGAAGGAACAACACAGGTTAAGCAATCTAAGATCGACATGCTCACAACTGAATacgagctcttcaggatgaaagATGATGAATCCATCCAAGATATGCATACTCGGTTCACCTCCTTCATTAATGAGCTTTActctattggtgaaactattccaaGAAACAAGCTTGTCAAGAAAATCCTTAGTGTACTgcccagttcttgggaaagcaaagtgaaCGACATTACAGAGGTGAAGGACTTGCAGACACTGACCATAGATGAACTTGTTGGTAATATGAAAatatatgaaatgaagaagaagaaggaaaatgaaagaagagaacccaaaagggagaagaacctggttctcaaGACAGACAATAATGATTCAAGTGGTGAGGATGGTGATATGGCTTACTTGACAAAAAGATTCCAAAAGATGGTACGTAggaatggaggcattccaaaaaggggaAGTTCTAGCAAGCCAAAAAATTATGACCTCTGTCATAAATGTGGCAAGCCAGGACACTTCATCAAGGAGTGCCCTCTCCTAAAGCAAGATCAGCATAAAAACAACTTTGACAAAGCAAccaagaggaacccggttcctgatAAATGCTTCAAGAGAAAGAATGTCGCTGACAATGTTGTAAAGCAAGCTCTGGCTGtatggggagactcctccagcgaatctgaagaagaaaatgatcatGGTGATAGTTCAATTATGGCAGTGGAAAGTGAAGAAACTAAGTAtgactcaatctttgccttgatggctcagtctgatgatgatgaaaatgacgacgatgatgaggcaaattttctggatgttcagagaaatctaaaATCTTATTCTCCTAAAAAACTCATGTCTTTGGAAAATGTGTTGATTGATGCTTATCAcagtcttataaatgataaagatGTTTTAACTGTGGAGTTTGGAGAAGCAGAACAAACTAGAGATGACTTAGTAAtcgttgttgttgatttaaaGGAAACAATTGAGAACCTGAAGAAAGAGAAGGATGTCTTAGATGAAAACATTGCACATATAGAACATGATAGAGATGATCTAATGGTCGCTGTGGTAGAACTAAAAGAGACCTTTGAGTGtgtaagaaaggaaaaagaagtctTACCTTAGAGAGTTGCTAACAttgagcatgagagagatgatctaTTAGTGGTGGTAGTGGACTTGAAGAAAATAATT
Proteins encoded in this window:
- the LOC142167077 gene encoding uncharacterized protein LOC142167077, with the protein product MVAPPNFEEGQSTYRPPRFNGQYYGWWKTRMHDFIMAENSELWDVICDGPFLPTKNLGDPAVAIPKTRKEFNDADRKAVEKNFCSKKILVCGIGADEYNRILACQSAKEIWEAL